A section of the Malania oleifera isolate guangnan ecotype guangnan chromosome 2, ASM2987363v1, whole genome shotgun sequence genome encodes:
- the LOC131148372 gene encoding uncharacterized mitochondrial protein AtMg00810-like translates to MEFSDIHVCKATASVGSGFLLSPCIKQEYGVDYEETFAPVAKMTTVRTVISIAASQGRPLHQMDVKNTFPHGDLKEEIYMALPPGFSSSSSSDVCKLKRSLYGLKQAPQAWFDKFQTTLLQFSFQQSQYDSSLFLCKTSVGIVLLLVYVDDIVITGTNFALIDHLHQHLHASFHMKDLGPLKYFLGLEVYTAPSGIFLNQHKYTQDLITLAGLQDTSSVDTPLEINTKYRHEEGDLLSHPTVYHHLVGSLNYLTITRPDISFAIQQVSHFMQTPRHLHLAVVRRIIRYLRGSPSRGLFFVAGSPLRLVAYSDVDWVGCPDTRHSVTGWCLFLGYSLISWKSKKHARVSKSSTESEYRAMSAACSEIT, encoded by the exons ATGGAGTTTTCGGATATCCATGTTTGCAAGGCGACAGCATCAGTAGGGTCGGGTTTCCTCCTTTCTCCA TGTATTAAGCAAGAGTATGGGGTGGACTATGAGGAGACTTTTGCTCCGGTAGCCAAGATGACTACAGTGCGTACGGTTATTTCTATTGCTGCTTCACAAGGCCGGCCACTtcatcaaatggacgtcaaaaacACATTTCCTCATGGTGATCTCAAAGAGGAAATTTATATGGCCCTCCCTCCTGGTttttcctcctcctcttcttcggATGTATGTAAGTTGAAGCGATCTCTCTATGGGCTGAAACAGGCTCCCCAAGCATGGTTTGACAAGTTTCAAACTACCTTGCTTCAGTTTTCCTTTCAGCAAAGCCAATATGACTCTTCTTTATTCCTTTGCAAGACATCTGTTGGTATTGttcttcttttggtttatgttgatgatattgttatCACTGGGACCAATTTTGCTTTGATTGATCATCTCCACCAGCATCTTCACGCCTCTTTTcatatgaaggatcttggtcctcTTAAGTACTTCTTGGGATTGGAAGTTTACACTGCTCCTTCAGGCATCTTCCTAAATCAACATAAGTATACACAGGATTTAATTACTTTGGCTGGTCTTCAGGATACTTCTTCTGTGGATACTCCTCTAGAAATTAACACAAAGTATCGTCATGAGGAGGGTGATCTCCTTTCTCATCCTACTGTGTATCACCATCTGGTGGGTAGCTTGAACTATTTGACTATTACTCGGCCTGATATTTCCTTTGCTATCCAGCAAGTTAGCCATTTTATGCAGACTCCACGCCATTTACACTTAGCTGTCGTTCGTCGTATCATTCGATATCTTCGAGGGTCCCCTAGCCGTGGATTATTCTTTGTTGCAGGCTCTCCTCTTCGTCTCGTTGCTTATAGTGATGTTGATTGGGTCGGTTGTCCTGATACTCGCCATTCTGTCACGGGCTGGTGCCTCTTCCTTGgatattctttgatttcttggaagagtaaaaagcACGCTCGTGTTTCGAAATCTTCAACTGAATCTGAATACCGTGCGATGTCTGCTGCTTGTTCTGAGATTACTTGA